The following are from one region of the Arachis duranensis cultivar V14167 chromosome 10, aradu.V14167.gnm2.J7QH, whole genome shotgun sequence genome:
- the LOC107468437 gene encoding pathogenesis-related protein 1C: MKMVIIIKISFVSILLPLCIVAAVQESSEEYLKVHNDARASVGIPPLKWDVKLARKAQKYLNKLTEHCLKGKFQPTRNPYSGQNVAWHMASDHFTGAKAVEGWVAEKKYYDHKSNSCIGGDCECYIQVVWRDTTHVGCGRVKCDKCQMRCTLVVCLYSPPGNDGERPY; encoded by the coding sequence ATGAAgatggtaataataataaaaataagctttgTAAGCATATTATTGCCATTGTGCATAGTAGCTGCGGTACAAGAGTCTTCAGAAGAGTATTTGAAAGTTCATAATGATGCACGAGCAAGCGTTGGGATTCCGCCGCTGAAGTGGGATGTGAAATTAGCAAGAAAAGCTCAAAAGTATTTGAATAAACTCACCGAACATTGTCTCAAGGGGAAATTTCAACCAACCCGAAACCCTTACTCCGGCCAGAATGTTGCGTGGCATATGGCATCCGATCACTTTACGGGGGCAAAAGCGGTGGAGGGGTGGGTTGCCGAGAAAAAGTACTACGACCATAAATCCAATTCGTGCATTGGTGGTGATTGTGAATGCTACATTCAGGTTGTTTGGAGAGACACTACTCATGTTGGGTGTGGTAGAGTTAAGTGCGATAAATGCCAAATGAGATGCACTCTTGTTGTTTGTCTTTATAGTCCTCCAGGAAACGATGGTGAACGTCCTTACTAG
- the LOC107468438 gene encoding pathogenesis-related protein PRB1-3-like, giving the protein MVANEAESPKEYLRGHNTERAMVGVPPLKWDVKLKKKAQELVNEYLEICWGKPPPSKSSVYGENLMWKYASAEHVTAAKAVAWWVAQKKYYDHKSNSCIGGKCEEYIQVVWRETTHVGCANAKCPDRPGVVAKCTVTICLYNPKGNLQGHRPF; this is encoded by the coding sequence ATGGTAGCTAATGAGGCAGAGTCTCCAAAAGAGTATTTGAGAGGTCACAACACTGAACGAGCAATGGTTGGGGTTCCTCCGCTGAAGTGGGAtgtgaaactaaaaaaaaaagctcAAGAGTTGGTGAATGAATACCTGGAAATCTGCTGGGGAAAACCACCGCCATCCAAGTCCTCTGTCTACGGTGAGAATCTTATGTGGAAGTATGCATCTGCTGAACACGTTACAGCAGCAAAAGCGGTAGCGTGGTGGGTGGCACAGAAAAAGTACTACGACCATAAATCCAACTCGTGTATTGGTGGTAAGTGTGAAGAATACATTCAAGTTGTTTGGAGAGAAACTACTCATGTTGGATGCGCTAATGCTAAATGCCCAGATAGACCAGGCGTCGTTGCCAAATGCACCGTTACTATTTGTCTTTATAATCCTAAAGGAAACCTTCAAGGCCATCGTCCTTTCTAG